A stretch of DNA from Limnothrix sp. FACHB-406:
TCGGGGCACAACACAATTCGATGGAGCGATCGGGTGACTAATCCTTGGCGCTCTAACTGCCCAAAGGCGCGGGTGATGGTGACTCGGGTGGCTCCCAGGAGATCGGCAAAATCCTGATGGGTCAGCCGCAAGTCAATCTCGCGACCATTTTGGGTGTTGCGGCCGAAATGTTGCCCCAGCCAGTCCAACAATTTCAGAAGCATCATTTCAACGCGCCGATAGCTGCGGATGGCTAGCAGTTCCTCGGTGCGTTGGCTGCGGCGTAACAGGTCTGAAGGGTTGGGGGCCCATTGACCGATCGGCACAGACCGCACCTTCACATCTGTCAGACACTCGGCGTGGTGGTGAGCCACGTTGGAGAGGGGCGCGCCCACCCAGTCGCCGGGCCCCCACAGCCCCAAAGTGACCAAGGATTCGTCATCTAACCAAGCCAAGGTGCGCACCACGCCGGATTCGATTTGCCACAGGCGATCGGGCGCGAGGGGCAAGGGCGATCGCCGCAAAAACAGGCGGGTTCCTTTGGACAGAAGAGGATGATGGAGGGAAGCAACAGCGGTCATGGCTAATCTGACGGCTTAATAAGCCGGTTTTCCGATCGACTAACCGTAGTTTAGCCGATTGGGGCCGAATAGCCATCAATGGTCGTCAACCAATGGCCATCAACTGTTGATTAGCCCTGTTGGCCGGTTGCGATCAAACGCCTCGCTACACTGGAAACAGTCACCGCCCGATCGCTGGGGGACTCTCCCATGACCCTTGCCACAACGCCACCACCAGCCACCATTACAGATCCACCGCTGGATCAATGGTTGCCCGCCACCTGGGACAAATTCCTGGCGATCGCCCATGACCCCGCCGCCCCACCTGATCGCCGCAGCTACTACCACAACGGCCGGATGCGCTTTGAGATGACACCTTTAGGCCATGACCACGCTCGCCAAAACCTGCCGCCCACCGACATTGTGGCATTCTACGCCTTGGTACGGCAGATGCGAGTGGTGCGCTACTTGAACGTGAGCTTGCGAAAAACCGGCGCTCAAGAATGCCAGCCCGATTTATCGGTTTATGTGGGCGATCGCCCCGAGTGGCCACCCAAGGGCAACGAGCCGATCGACCTCGATCGGTTTGGGCCGCCGGACTTGGTGGTGGAAGTGGGAGCCAGTAGCTTCAACGACGATCTCGGCCCCAAGCGCTTGCTCTACGAACAATTGGGCGTGCGGGAATATTGGGTGATCAACGCCAATGAGCGACAGGTGATCGCTTTCGCGATCGCCGATCGGGGCAGTCGGGCGATCGAGGAATCCCAGGTGTTGCCGGGGCTGTCGATGGAGATCGTCGCGGAGGCCTTGGAGCGCACCGATCGCAACGATGACGCAGACACAATCCGCTGGCTGATGGAGCAATTCCAGGCGATCAATTCCTAGGATTAAGTAGCGAAATTAATTGGCAATTGCTTCTAGGTCGCAAAGTCCGATCGCCAGATGTGTACTGCTCGCTTAGCCAGTTGTTTCTGGCGATTTGCCAGCGCATTCGGAGTCCATTCTTCAGCCAAAATTCCTTGAGTTAGGCGATAGGCACTCGTTGGATAAACATCCCGCTTGGTGGTGTAAGGCTGGTTCCCAATTTGGCGATTCAGAGGCGGCTCCAGGGGAGTTAAATTACCCAGTCGGTACACCATATCAGTGATTTGAGAATCGGTAAAATCATCGAGCCAATCCTGCTCCGGTGATTCAGGCAAAATATGTTCGATCGAGAAACTTTCTTCATCGATTGGTGGATCAGCCACGTCATTTTCAAGTTTCCACAGAATATAGCAAGCTAATTTTTTCTTTTGCCCTCTCGTAGAAACCGTCAGCAGCTCGAAGTCCTGTGCAAATTTCTCATCAGAAACATAAACTGATCTCAATTGTTCAAAGACTTGTTTAGGAGTTGTAATTTCTGAGTTTTGAATCGCGATCGCAACCTGGTTATAAACCTTCTCTAGCTCACTGGGATTCAGACCACAAACAACCGTATATCGAAAAGACAACACGCTAATCAGCTTCAGCAGTCGTGTGAAGTCTTCATCAGAAAACTTGCCGTGAGCAGCAAATAAAATCGGATAAGCCTGT
This window harbors:
- a CDS encoding Crp/Fnr family transcriptional regulator produces the protein MTAVASLHHPLLSKGTRLFLRRSPLPLAPDRLWQIESGVVRTLAWLDDESLVTLGLWGPGDWVGAPLSNVAHHHAECLTDVKVRSVPIGQWAPNPSDLLRRSQRTEELLAIRSYRRVEMMLLKLLDWLGQHFGRNTQNGREIDLRLTHQDFADLLGATRVTITRAFGQLERQGLVTRSLHRIVLCPDRTWHYEI
- a CDS encoding Uma2 family endonuclease, translating into MTLATTPPPATITDPPLDQWLPATWDKFLAIAHDPAAPPDRRSYYHNGRMRFEMTPLGHDHARQNLPPTDIVAFYALVRQMRVVRYLNVSLRKTGAQECQPDLSVYVGDRPEWPPKGNEPIDLDRFGPPDLVVEVGASSFNDDLGPKRLLYEQLGVREYWVINANERQVIAFAIADRGSRAIEESQVLPGLSMEIVAEALERTDRNDDADTIRWLMEQFQAINS